A section of the Veillonella criceti genome encodes:
- the hpt gene encoding hypoxanthine phosphoribosyltransferase, with protein sequence MLDSIKEVLITQEALQERVAELGKQISADYKGEEVVLVCVLKGAVMFFADLARSIEGDVTLDFISCSSYGNSTQSSGVVRIMKDLDKPVEGKHVIVVEDIVDTGNTLHYLLENLKSRNAKSVRLVALLNKPDRRTVEVHVDYQGFVVPDYFVVGYGLDYAEQYRNLPYIGILKEEVYQSK encoded by the coding sequence ATGTTAGATTCCATCAAGGAAGTATTAATTACTCAAGAAGCGTTACAGGAACGAGTTGCTGAATTAGGTAAACAGATTTCTGCTGATTATAAAGGCGAAGAGGTTGTCCTTGTGTGCGTGCTTAAAGGAGCGGTTATGTTCTTTGCTGATTTAGCACGTTCTATTGAAGGTGATGTAACCTTAGATTTTATTTCCTGTTCTAGCTATGGTAATAGTACACAAAGTAGCGGTGTTGTGCGGATTATGAAAGATTTAGATAAACCAGTAGAAGGGAAGCATGTTATTGTAGTTGAGGATATTGTAGATACTGGCAATACGCTCCATTACTTGTTAGAAAATCTAAAATCTCGCAATGCTAAAAGTGTTCGATTAGTGGCTTTGCTTAATAAACCAGATCGTCGTACGGTAGAAGTTCATGTGGACTATCAAGGCTTTGTAGTTCCGGATTATTTTGTGGTAGGTTATGGACTCGACTATGCGGAGCAATATCGTAATTTACCGTATATTGGTATATTGAAAGAAGAGGTATATCAATCTAAGTAA